The window AACTTAAGCTCCGAAGATTTATTCCTGCGAAATGCAGGAAAGAGCCAAGTTATGGTGGTGAAGTTAACAAAAGATGTTCATTCCGCCATTGTCGAAACCAAGGATTGGAAAGTTGAAGAAACAATAGGAAGCAACTTGACCTATGATACCTTACAAATCTCTGGTCATAAGATTACAGGCCAAGATCTTAAGAAATTAGCAACTAATCTTTGCGAATCTCGTTTATGGGTTAATAAGGATGGAATTAGTTTCTCAAGACTAAGTGTAACTAGCTTATCTTTTCTAGTTATATTGTTTTATCAAACTAAACATTCGTTTGACTGGTCTCAATTTAAGGTTAAGAATAATGATGGTCAAAATAATCCTGATGAAAAGATCAAGGAACTGATGGATGATGTCAAGAACAAAACAGCTGAAATTGCGAGGTTGAATAAgttaatttcatcatcatcatcatcatcaatatcatcatcatcatcatcatcatcatcatcatcatcatcattaataccatcctcatcatcatcattgaaaccatcatcatcatcaatatcatcatcatcatcatcattgataccatcctcatcatcatcatcatcatcattgaaaccatcatcatcatcatcatcatcatcatcgaaaccatcatcatcatcatcattgaaaccaccatcatcatcatcatcatcattgaaaccatcatcatcatcatcatcattgaaaccaccatcatcatcatcatcatcattgaaaccatcatcatcatcaatatcatcatcatcatcattgataccatcctcatcatcatcatcatcctcatcatcatcatcatttaaaccatcatcatcatcatcatcattgaaaccatcatcatcatcattgaaaccatcatcatcatcatcatcatcatcatcatcatcattgaaaccatcatcatcatcatcatcatcatcatcatcagataCTTGGTATACTCAAATTATAAACAGATGCATCCGTCCTGTTTTGACAATCAGATTTAATGCGTTAAATTATTGGAGTAATTCATGGAATAATCCACCTGATTTAAGTAGTATGCCGGCATATAGACCAGTAGATGAAATTGTGATAAATAGATATCCAAGTGGTATAAATGTTTATGTAAACAATGGTTCATTCCAAAAGGATAATTGGTCGTTCATCAAGATTAAAGATGAGAAACAAGGCTTTGAATCGTTGTTTGCGTTCTACAGAGGTGTGTATGATAGCATTACAACATATGGAAACCATCAGGTCAAAATTCCATACAGCAGAACAGCAACACTACGAGCCAATGTTCAGTTCCTTGCTGTAACTTTGCGTGGTCATGGTCCTGCTTTTGGGTTTTGTTATCACTGATTTGTTTCTCTATGACCAATATTAAGGGGTATTCGGTAAATTGTTTGTTTAGTTGTTTatgcttttggcttgttggtttGTCTGAAAGTCGAAAAAAAGTGTTCGATATTAATGACTTGATTTATTGGTTTTGTGTTTCTTGGTCaatattttctctaataaaccgCTTAATCATGGTTCTGTAAAAGACCGATGAAAGATGTATTTTGATTGGCCGATCGATTTGTTGGCAAATTATCAACATTTAGTTAGTTCCTCAGTTTGTTTTTATTAGATTTATCTCAATTAAAGACGACAAAGTCTTTCTTTTGGGGTAAAATTGACCATATTCCTCTAGTCTTCCCTTTAAAGAGAGTAGGGGTATGGATTGTCTGTCACCTTTCCTCACCCAAACCCTGTTTTTGAGCAGAATAGTGgattgataatgatgatgaaagaCGACAAagtctatttttaataaatggaGAAACTGAACACAAGACTTACGAAGCTCAGAAGACTTTCTCCTTTTTCTTCATCCCAAAAGCTACCAATCAGTTGGCCATTTATGATTTCCAGGACTATAACCAAAGCTGAATGCATAAGATTTGACAGAAAAATGCCCATGTTGCACATATTCAGGAGGCATATATTGTAAAAATTGTAAGTGTAAGAGATAAAATTAGTATCCAATGAAACAATACAAATCCCCAAACATTTTCTGGTACTGAAAATGTTATGATGATTTTAGCTTGTGGTAAGCTATGATGTTAGAAAACTTACAGGGTACCAAGAACTATGTTACTATCTCCTCGAGTTTGATCTGCTTGAATAAGACTAGCCCTGCTGATATTCAAAATCTTAGAATTCATTTCATTATTAAGAATATGTTGTTGCTGGGTTTCAAATCTCGATGTATCACCCTTAGTTGAGAATCTTGGAGAGCATCTATAAATATAAAGAGAACACTGTTCTATAACAAGCTTGTTTTAATGGTTCGTTCAGCTTCCTAAATGAGATCTTTTTCCAACTGAACACTTGTTATATTGCTCATTTGATGCCAAAGTAGCAAATTTTAccattttatttcctaaaataacATCTAAAGCATTCGTATCCCCATTTTATTTGAGTAGTTAGTTTTATCTATTAGacatatgaagtatgaacacaTTGGTAATGTAAGAAATAAAacgagaatttaaaataatttgataTAAAAAATGATACGAAAGACTTTACCTTCCAACCACCAGGAATCAGGTTTCCTTCCATAATAGGTCGCAGAATAATAACACTCAACAAGCCTCCTAGGCAAAGTAATGAAGGTAGTAAGTTTCAACCTTTGTAAGACACCGCCTAAGAAAATAACAGATAACAAAAGTTCTACTAAAGAAACCAATAGAAATTCCAGAAATTGTAAATGAATTGACCAAGATAAGAATTCTCCTTCTATGAGCACCAATTTGACTCAGCCTCTATAGTCCAACAAGTATAACGCAAATCCAATGAATTCCATTATGCACAAATAAATTTGATCCTCGACATACTGGTCAACCAGTTTACACattaagaaaaacaaaccagATGGTATCTAGTAAGCTCCCTATTAATTACAAGAAACCAAAGGTtagttattagtattattggaACCAATCTCTTGGAGTTAGACCAACCAGCCAACAAGGATTATCACCTATACTGTCAGTCACGTCCTGTCATTTAAGCATCTAGAAACTACTCAAATTGAAAGGGAAAAACCATAATACTGGTCATAACTCATAAGAACAGAAGGCATAGGAGAACAACATTCCCAGAGTATATGTTCCATTACTACACAGAAGGAGAAATGTAGATGAGAAAAAAATGCAGCCATAGCCAATGGGCATgaaaaacataatttaataaatgtATGTAAGAACTAACCATATTTTTCACATTCCTCCCTCACATCTTCAAAGACTTCCTCGTATTCACCATCATCTCTCAAGTTCATCAACAATTGCCACCTTTAAAATggcaaaagaaaagaaaagaaatagagatgAAGTGCATGTTTAAAAATACGAAACAGAATGACgttaaaagaaacaaagtactTGATTCAAGCAAAGAATTTTAGTTGGACTATCTGTAGTTTCCATAGTTGGTAAGGTGAAAACACCAGCAATTAAAGCCATTTTCTGTTTAAAAAATACCGAGAGATTACAAAAAGCTCATTGACATAATACGGTTTCAAAGCTTCTGCACCATGTTTCTTACACATTCAAGACCATATACTTGGGAGTAGTAGTCATCAACAATAGCATGTGCAAGCAAACAAGTGGCCATGTCATATCAGGTCAGCAGCCATGATGGTTCAGCAGCAACGCTCAGTTGCAGGTTGTTGATGTTTATCACGTATTCAACGTTAGAACAGCATATGTGTACTCTTCCTTACAAAGATGCAACACTCAGAACTTGTGTATGTTTGATACAGCTACACCATGTTTGATATACAGCATCTGTGTAAATCAATTCATCAAAGTTCAGCATAGGCAAATCAGAACACAAACCATTTAGAGCATCAATATGGGATCAGCACAGTAGGCTCTCATCAAGCAGCTAAGGCTTCGTGCATATGGGCAAGAAGGTGAACTAAATATGCATGACTCAAACATAGAGATGCAGCCAGTACTTCGGCAAGGAAGGAACAATCTTAATCAGGACAATCTAAGCCCCTTTGAACCAATTTGTGATGACTCAATTGAGAAATCAGAAGACCACCATGAGGAAAGTATGGAAGCAGAAAAGAAAGTAGCAAAGGAGGCAAAAACAGAACACAGAAGCACAGCAAACAGTCAGAGCTGCCAGCCTCTAAAAACtgctgaccagcctaccttgcaaGGGTTGTTCAGAGCTAACCCACGTACCTTGGAAGACATGGaaggtagaaatggaatctctatacaCAGACCTTTCCATCAAGACCCTAAGTGCCTCCTAACAGTCACAAGAAGACCCCAAGAAGGGGAGCTGAAGGTCACACAGTCGCCAGTTGTGCACTGACAGTATTGAGTAGTGTTAGGCTGATTAATTTGCTTCTTTTaatgtgcacatgttttgcacATGTTACCTTTTACCCGTTATAATTAGTTGGCTAGATTTCTATGTGTCTTAGTGTTATTTCCTCTATGCCATAAGTCTATAAATAGGCTACGCATTGTACAAAGGCAGATTTCAGTTTTAATATACATTCTTCATTTACAGTTTCTAAGTGTTGAAATTCTCTCTTCTATTTCcttgtgtgtgagtgtgtgtgtttGTTCATCAGCCATTGCAAGAAAGTGTGGAACACTTTCTGATTTTCTAGATTGTGGAACAATCTAGGGTGTAACACTTCACAATCCTTGAGTGAAACTCAGAGGGAAGATTGTGGAGTCATCCCAAGTGGTGAGTGAAATCAGATTATTTTTTGGTTCTTGGccactgttttttttttccttcttc of the Amaranthus tricolor cultivar Red isolate AtriRed21 chromosome 6, ASM2621246v1, whole genome shotgun sequence genome contains:
- the LOC130815891 gene encoding uncharacterized protein LOC130815891 isoform X2, which encodes MRSESAIMRNPHLDEVLTIEIPVLRWQLLMNLRDDGEYEEVFEDVREECEKYGGLLSVIILRPIMEGNLIPGGWKVKSFVSFFISNYFKFSFYFLHYQCVHTSYV
- the LOC130815891 gene encoding uncharacterized protein LOC130815891 isoform X3 — its product is MTWPLVCLHMLLLMTTTPKYMVLNVWQLLMNLRDDGEYEEVFEDVREECEKYGGLLSVIILRPIMEGNLIPGGWKG
- the LOC130815891 gene encoding uncharacterized protein LOC130815891 isoform X4; protein product: MRSESAIMRNPHLDEVLTIEIPVLRWQLLMNLRDDGEYEEVFEDVREECEKYGGLLSVIILRPIMEGNLIPGGWKG
- the LOC130815891 gene encoding uncharacterized protein LOC130815891 isoform X1, yielding MTWPLVCLHMLLLMTTTPKYMVLNVWQLLMNLRDDGEYEEVFEDVREECEKYGGLLSVIILRPIMEGNLIPGGWKVKSFVSFFISNYFKFSFYFLHYQCVHTSYV